The Primulina huaijiensis isolate GDHJ02 chromosome 10, ASM1229523v2, whole genome shotgun sequence region tcgtgaaagccatcttctttttttcttcgaaaatttgatgaagaataatttttagagaagaagagaaagttggagtgattgaatgtatttgtgagattgtatttatagagcaaaaactagccgttttgttaccgtttattaccgttggtgtataagaaaataaatgtatgtatttgtataattttatggtaataatatggtgtatataatattagtcatatttaaataattatgtatatcatatcacattattataattaggtgtcataagttattttgtttaaaaaccttataggcttttatacttgtcgtatcccttaccgggagtgtgtgatgtcgtcttaacatcctcccagaatttataacaagtttttgaaaaaattatttttattatttctaataatagcattatattatatattaaatatataaacaataaataaataacagtaaaataaatattattacttttgttacctttttcttctgttcggagcttggaaaaatatggaggacttttagagcttcgtgctgataacgtgttgtgaaaaagtaaaaatttatggtaaaaagtaaaaatctcaaactcttaaaattatcacactacacactttataatatttttctctcaactcaattgtgatttttttcacaaatgagatatctatttatagaaaatttttacaaataatccaaaaataaaatacatcattacctatatcatcacacactaattttcaatattcaacacctaattttacctaattttcaacattcaacattcacattttcaacacaaatatttttcacatttttaaataatttttcaacaaaaacaaaGCTTTTTAATTTTACTTGATATTTAAGTAAATGTTATCCGTAATATTGCAGGTAACTAATTCACAAGCTGAATCGTGTATtgagaaacataaaaattattgtgATATACGATATCATGTGTCAATTTTgttatacaaatattttatttgaaccacccataaaaaaatattactttttattataaatatgaacatgtTTGACAtctctcacgaataaagatatgtgTGACTGTTAGACATACTTGACAACACAAATAACATATGTTTGGAGTTACAACATGGATGTAAATGAATTAACTGTGTCGGATGATATTTTTGTTGGCATATTTTTTGTCATTtagtttttcaagaaaattaaaaaatattggtttgaaatattgaatatatggagataattgaaaaatatgtttgtttGAATATGTTTTGACATATAATGAAGATATTGGATGATATTATTTTGAAGATATGATGCAAGATTTGAAAAGATTGTGTCTATCTAGGATACGATGAAATGGTCTATGTATTAAAGTTTTCATTCATTTTGAAGATTGCATAGCGTGACTATATGTAGTCAAAGGATATCATGAGCTTTTATTGTCAAATATTTCCAAGAGAATTTTGTGAAGCAAAATTACTATTGTCCATTTTGTATCGCAACAAGCTGTGCAACAAGGTTCAACCAGTTTCATCTTGGTAATTATGATTTTGAGATTCCAATTTGCTAGTGGTACACACACTCAAAGACCGATGATTCATTCTTcggaatatgaagatgatgttATCGGAAGAGAACAATCCGCAATTTCGAAGAAAGTTCGAGTTGGCGGATATTGAAGACGAGTGTGCTGCTTGCCACTTAAAATATATTGAATGTGTTCATCGCAGAGACGTCATTAGAAAGAATGTAGTCTTTTATTTGAATAACTCCTTGCATTATTGTAATTGCTTACATTTTATTGGATTTGCTTGATAAAATAGAGTGATTCTGTGGATGTAGGTCAGTTGGACCGAACAACGTTAAAATCATCTGATCTTATTTTTGCTTTCATTCTATTTTTCTTAATTGGGTCAATCATGaaaccaagaaaaataataGGAAATCGAATCAACAACTTGGTTTGTGAGTGTTTAGAATCTGCTTAACAAATATTCAATCCATACTCAAAATTATCACGTTCCAGTCAATTTAGAATTTTTTCCGAATTGAACTTGAACTTTAAATTCTCCTTTTCACATTCAGCTCAGTTTGATTAATTAAGTCATGTAAGTCACACAATGACTTTGTCTTTACTACTATGTTTGTATTGTTCTAAATGTAATATATATTGTACCAAATAATTTTAGTCagatttgattaaaaattacTTCCAATATAGTCTATAAGTTTCTTCCAAATTACAAAATTTGGTGTTATTTTTAAGTCGGGAACAAATTGAGATTTCTTCCCTTGCCAAAACGTCCGACACCAAAACCATGGGCTTAATTATGAAAAAGACGGAagcccaataaaatttttttaatgaactaGGCCCAAAAGGCCCACCTCAAATATTACCTCTAGATGGCAACTGCCACGTGTGTAACCTAGTATTCTCCGAAACATATTTGGTCAAACCCACAAATACCGTCAATTATATGTAAGAGGGAAATAACTAATAAGCCATTAAACAATCTTCATTCTTCCCGTTGAATTCAATCACTCACTCACTAAAATTCAggagaaaacaacaatttctcttcatttcttcattGCCAAACAATGGTGAAAATCAATACACGCAAGCCACCCGTTCGACGTACTGCTTTAATAATCCCACCACTGCAAACAATTCGTCACATTCAATGATACGAAAACTGATTCAAGGAATCATTTCACAAcccttttgttttcttcaaaatcaaaaggagaATAAAGAAGAATGGCGCAGCTGGTGATGAAGAAAGGTACTGATATTGGGGACGATATTAAAGTTTTTGATGATGCGTTTGAGGATGAGAAGAAGGTGGAGGGAATGATCAGTGGCGGCACGTTCAGATTCAACGCGGCGGCGCCGGAGTTCGTGCCGAGGTCTCAGGTGCCGGAGGTGTCCATGATGGGGTATTACATCCCTTGTTTGCCATATATTGATGGGAATAGTACTGGTGGGAGTTGGATTTACGTTGCTGCGGGTCAAGAAGCCTGTAATATGCCTATGGTTTCCGATCAGAAGCCCAATGTCAAGGCGGCAGCCGCCGCTGGAGCTCTGCCCCGACACTGTGAAAAGGAAAACCCCATTTCTAACGAGCTTAAGCAGAAGATTATCAAACAAGTATacttcttgttttatttttcttctcttttatgtcatttaaaaatttgatatctCGTGAAttgaaatgaaatatatattatgcCTGATTGAGAAGTACATGTTTTTTTGGGTAGGATAGTTGTTAAGAATCAATAATTAATCTTTATACATTTACTCACAAAGTAATGATACTTCATTTCCTCAGATAAGAATGCTtcagaataaaaatatttacatcaTAAAAGTGACAATATATGTTGTATTATATCAGGTGGAATATCAATTTAGCGATATGAGCTTGCTAGCCAATGAATCCTTTTTGAAACATGTCAATAAAGATCCCGAAGGCTTCGGTGAGGATTTATTTTGTATTATGTTCGACGGGTTTACGACATTGTTTGAGTTTCAACGTGTTAACGTCtgataaataaatgttttgcaTCTTCCAACAGTTCCAATGAACATCATTTCATCCACAAAGAAACTCAAATCCTTGAATGTCATCCACCAAATCATGGCAGAAGCTCTGCGGTCCTCTTCGAAACTGGTTAGTCTTCTAATCATAATATGAAATAACacattgtttttatatatatacatatatatatatagcagcATAACCGTGttgtttggtaactagattgTAAGCCATGATGGTAAGAAGGTGAAACGAAAACATCCCTTTACTGAGAAAGAGAAAGAGGAGCTGCAGGTATACATATGTAACCACATATTTTTGTTGTACGATAAGTGATGAATGTTTAAAAGTTGTCGAGATTTTCCTACAAATAGGTGTTAGTTTGATCATTATCTTATCATGCAGTTACGCACGGTTATAGCAGAAAATCTACCTGATGATCACTCGCATCAGAACATCGAGAAAATTTTCAACGTGGTTGGAAGGTACTATAAAGATCAATATCGTGCATCTTGCTCATTTATTCTACTTTTCTTGTCAATTTAGCGGATGAAAGTAATCACATATTCATGTGATGTTTGCAGTATCAAAGCAATTCGAATATGCCAACCACAGGATCCAAACACTTCACGTTCTTCCAAAGGCGATTTAGTCATCAGCAACAAGGTAAAAAAAGGTGGACTCGAGTCATTGaatgtaatatataatttttttcattcgaGAAGAGCACTGTCTGTTCTCACGTTGGATCCGCCCATGATCGATCATTAAAATGAATCGCCACGAATAAGATGTTTTCTTGTCATTATGCTAATCGGATTTACTACTTTCTTTGCAGCTCCATGCGTTAGTAGAGTATGAGAACCATCGAACA contains the following coding sequences:
- the LOC140986691 gene encoding la-related protein 6C-like, translating into MAQLVMKKGTDIGDDIKVFDDAFEDEKKVEGMISGGTFRFNAAAPEFVPRSQVPEVSMMGYYIPCLPYIDGNSTGGSWIYVAAGQEACNMPMVSDQKPNVKAAAAAGALPRHCEKENPISNELKQKIIKQVEYQFSDMSLLANESFLKHVNKDPEGFVPMNIISSTKKLKSLNVIHQIMAEALRSSSKLIVSHDGKKVKRKHPFTEKEKEELQLRTVIAENLPDDHSHQNIEKIFNVVGSIKAIRICQPQDPNTSRSSKGDLVISNKLHALVEYENHRTAEKAAEKLNDERNWREGMRVRVMMRRSPKSVLKNRKSEFEGYIDHDEGSISHDEDSSSRANVSESFEAEESSAGSKKTWAKNRVKTKPVRNQLQTARSLPTTSSSPSCSFLGEISARQNTKGPRMPDGTRGFTMGRGKPLTIPVHSS